ATTGTTTTCTGGCTCTAAAGGTTCTTTACCTACTTTTTTAACAAATGATTCATTCTTATTAATTTCGTTGTTAAGCTCTGAATCTTTAGTGTTTTTTGTTGATTGCTCTGACATTTTATTTGTGATTAATTAAATAAAGCAACTTCATTATAATCAATCTTGCGAATTTGCAAAGCAAATTATTTAAGTAATTACAATTTAACATATAATTAAAAATACTTACCTCATTTTATGATAAGTAAATAACTATATCTTATGTTATTTTCAGCTCTCCATTAGCAACTATTTTACTAAATTATTAGCTGCTTACTATCATAGATGATTTGTGATGTTTTTCTTACACTCACAATAATTAAACAAACATAATTTAAGCAAACTTCATTGAAAGGCTTTAGATAAAACAATCTAATTAATATAATAAGAAATAATATAATTATTAAAATAGCTCTGGCTAATAAAAAATAACATGCATAATAATAGGATAAATTTAATTACTAATTATGCGTTTATCAAATAGAAACTTTGCTGAAACCAGAGAAATCACCATAGAAACTAATGTTAATTGCCATGCTGAAGGCTCTTGTATAATAAATTTTGGTCAGACAAAAATCTTATGCACTGCTAGTTTTGAAACTGAAATACCTAGATTTTTAAGAGGTAAAAACCAAGGCTGGTTAACCGCTACATATTCTATGTTACCTCGCTCCACCCATAGCAGAATTAATAGGGAGTCAAGCACTGGTAAAATTAGTGGACGCACCCAGGAAATACAAAGATTAATTGGTAGAAGTTTACGCTCAGCAATAGACTTATCAATATTAGGAGAAAGACAAATATTTATTGATTGCGATGTATTGCAGGCTGATGGTGGCACAAGAACTGCAGCTATAAGTGGTGGCTATGTCGCTTTAGCTCTATGTATTAGGAAGCTTTTAAAGGAAGGAGTTTTAAAAGAGAGTCCACTTAAAAAAAATATTGCTGCTATTTCATGTGGCATTTCAGCTAATCAGGCAATTATAGATTTAGACTATCTTGAGGACTCTAATATTGATGTAGATGCAAATTTTATTTTATCTGCTGATAAAAAAATTATAGAGATCCAAGCTAGTGCAGAAGGAGATACATTTAGCAAAGATGAGCTAGATCAGATGTATGAATTGGCTGAAGCCGGATGCAACAAAATATTTAATTTGCAAAATGAAGCAATAAATAACTCTTAAATTTTAAGGTCTAAGTGTAAAATATTTTAGGACGTGCCTACTAAAATTTTTACCCTTTCTTTTGTAAAGCGAGTTACTTCATTATCTTCAGGTTTGTCAAAATCTACTTGCTTAGCATTATATGATACTAATTTACTGTAGGCTTTTTTAAAGTTCATAATATGTGCATAATAAATTGGTGTAAAACCTAATTTATCCACATTATTAAAGTCATATTCTGCATCTTTAAGATCATTAATAACAGTTAGAAACTTAACTTCACTTTCAATTTGGAATAACAGGACCCCCAACCTGGCATTGTATGAAATCAGGAATTTCATTACAGCCACTCTACGATTTAAGCAGGCAAAATCTAATAAACTAAAATAATTTTGGTCTGTTTTGTTAATATTAACAGCAGAATTATTTAAATAATATTTAAGCATTGTTAAGTTATTATCTAAAATAGCTTGCTTAATATCACATTCTAGTTTTTCCTTCTTATTAAAAATATTCTTTATTTTTCTCATGTTAAAACAAGTTAAAGCTAATGATAAAAATTTATTAATAGACCTCAAATATGCCACAAAACAAAATTTTGTAAAGCAAAAGCTCTATAAAGAATCTTTATGCTACTTACATGTTGATGCATCTAAAAAGCTAATAGAAGCTAGTAAAATTGCAGAAAATTTTAATTTAAAATTGAAGATCTTTGATGCGTATAGGCCTGTAGAGGTACAAAAAATCTTATTTAGTTATGACCAAGAATTTGTTTCGAATCCAGATACAGGCTCTATACCTCATTGTAGAGGTATAGCAGTTGATTTAACACTTGTTGATTCAAATAATATTGAATTAGATATGGGCACTGAATTTGATCACTTTTCTCCACTAGCTTTTCATGGTAATAGAGAAATAACACTTAAAGCTCAAAAAAATAGATTACTCTTATTGGCAATAATGACGGAGGCAGGATGGGATTTTTTTACAAATGAGTGGTGGCATTACCAATTATTTAATCCAAGAGAGTACAGCATTATTAGTGGTGATATTTTTCACAAAATATAATTTTAAGTATAAATACCTAACAAGGTTTGCACTAAAATTAGCAAGTTTTTAATAAAATATAAAAATCATTAACAAGCAGTTAGCTAGACTAAGGAGCCGACAAAAGCTACAATTTCAACTATTCTAAAATATTATACATAACAATTTACAGTTTTTTATTTCCTTTTATTTACAGACATATATTAAAACAACTATTATATTATTAAGCTAATACCTAGTCACACATAAAATAAGATCTAGGCTGGTAAATTTGCAAATACGAAAATATAATTAAATATTAAAATATTTACAATCTTAGCAAACTAAATATTTGTCCGTATAATCATCTAGCTGAATATAAATTCTAATTAAATTTAGATAAAAATTACAATTAACAAGAAAGAAATTATTAAATTATAATCTAATATTTTTTGCATATTAACTTTCAACTCTTTAGCTATAAAAATAACTTAATAGAAATTAGATTAGTTAGCTTGATATCCTTTAGCAATAACATAAGCGCTCCAATACATTGCGCAAAATATAGTGAGGGTAGCTATATTTACAATAAAGTAAAATAGTAGAAATTTGAGAATAAATATATAATTAACATGCACTAAACTATTCAAACGCTATCAATAACTAAATATAAGATTGGTTTGATATGAAGTAAAATGAAAATAAAATAAGAAAATCAATAAAGTAAATTTGTTCGAGAAAATTAAGGATAGCGAGACATCATTTTTAGTAAACTTTTGATAGCTACAGATCAAGTCTGTAACACCAAAAGTTTTTAGGAGGTAATCCAGCCGCAGGTTCCCCTACAGCTACCTTGTTACGACTTCACCCCA
This genomic stretch from Alphaproteobacteria bacterium harbors:
- the rph gene encoding ribonuclease PH, which encodes MRLSNRNFAETREITIETNVNCHAEGSCIINFGQTKILCTASFETEIPRFLRGKNQGWLTATYSMLPRSTHSRINRESSTGKISGRTQEIQRLIGRSLRSAIDLSILGERQIFIDCDVLQADGGTRTAAISGGYVALALCIRKLLKEGVLKESPLKKNIAAISCGISANQAIIDLDYLEDSNIDVDANFILSADKKIIEIQASAEGDTFSKDELDQMYELAEAGCNKIFNLQNEAINNS
- the ddpX gene encoding D-alanyl-D-alanine dipeptidase, encoding MLKQVKANDKNLLIDLKYATKQNFVKQKLYKESLCYLHVDASKKLIEASKIAENFNLKLKIFDAYRPVEVQKILFSYDQEFVSNPDTGSIPHCRGIAVDLTLVDSNNIELDMGTEFDHFSPLAFHGNREITLKAQKNRLLLLAIMTEAGWDFFTNEWWHYQLFNPREYSIISGDIFHKI
- a CDS encoding ankyrin repeat domain-containing protein, whose product is MRKIKNIFNKKEKLECDIKQAILDNNLTMLKYYLNNSAVNINKTDQNYFSLLDFACLNRRVAVMKFLISYNARLGVLLFQIESEVKFLTVINDLKDAEYDFNNVDKLGFTPIYYAHIMNFKKAYSKLVSYNAKQVDFDKPEDNEVTRFTKERVKILVGTS